A region from the Acidobacteriota bacterium genome encodes:
- a CDS encoding tetratricopeptide repeat protein gives MAAAMPQLLETVATLLLSLSLSAAACGQDALPAAAPPSEASTPSGFQAADELLRRGQYDEAISQLLALESAQPRPKGLSREIGMAYYKKADYLQAATYLKKALSEDPSDKEAMQLLGLSSYLSGRPADAIPYLEKVQSWMPRANVDASYILGVCYIQTKDYPKARVAFARMFDVPSDSAAGYLFTARMLLRQEFDPVAEEYALKATTLDPKLPGAHQLLGELYLYKSRVPEAIEQFQKELSLSPANPTTYYKLADAYSRVQKYEDAERLLQRSIWLDATSTGPYILLGKVLEKKGEYELAVRALRRAATMDPNNPITHHLLGQTYRDMGKKDEAETELKFAQELQTKQDAH, from the coding sequence ATGGCCGCAGCCATGCCCCAATTGCTGGAAACCGTCGCGACACTACTGCTGAGCCTCAGCCTGAGTGCTGCTGCTTGCGGCCAGGATGCCCTCCCTGCAGCCGCTCCTCCTTCGGAAGCGAGTACTCCATCGGGATTTCAGGCCGCTGACGAACTTCTCCGGCGCGGCCAGTACGACGAAGCGATCTCACAACTCCTGGCGCTCGAATCGGCGCAACCGCGACCAAAGGGACTCTCGCGCGAGATCGGCATGGCGTACTACAAGAAGGCCGACTACCTTCAAGCCGCCACATATCTGAAGAAGGCACTGAGCGAGGATCCGTCCGACAAAGAGGCGATGCAACTGCTGGGTCTGTCTTCCTACCTCTCTGGGCGTCCTGCTGACGCAATTCCTTATCTGGAGAAGGTGCAGTCCTGGATGCCGCGCGCGAATGTGGACGCGTCTTACATTCTCGGCGTCTGCTATATCCAGACCAAGGACTACCCCAAAGCTCGCGTTGCGTTTGCGCGCATGTTCGATGTGCCTTCGGACTCGGCGGCTGGATATCTGTTTACCGCACGCATGCTGCTGCGGCAGGAATTCGATCCGGTAGCGGAGGAGTACGCGCTGAAGGCGACGACGCTCGATCCAAAGTTGCCGGGAGCGCACCAGTTGCTGGGAGAGTTGTATCTTTACAAGTCGCGCGTGCCGGAAGCGATCGAACAATTTCAAAAGGAACTGAGCCTGAGTCCAGCGAATCCGACTACCTATTACAAACTGGCTGACGCCTATTCGCGAGTGCAGAAATACGAGGACGCGGAACGCCTGCTCCAGCGCTCGATCTGGCTGGATGCGACTTCGACGGGCCCTTACATCCTGTTGGGAAAAGTTCTCGAGAAAAAAGGTGAATACGAACTTGCGGTGCGGGCGCTCCGGCGGGCGGCAACCATGGACCCGAATAATCCGATCACACATCACCTGCTTGGACAGACCTATCGCGACATGGGGAAGAAGGACGAAGCAGAAACGGAATTGAAGTTTGCCCAGGAATTACAGACGAAACAGGATGCACATTGA
- a CDS encoding helix-turn-helix domain-containing protein yields the protein MAVTGAQKAERTLYLSHIAKIENSHTLHNSESLRKLLRYLAEHALDHPGTPLKEYQIATEVFGRPAAFDPQVDSTIRVQAGRLRLKLAEYYASEGLEDTVLVEMPKGTYLVSFHTRAGDSSKIHLQTAHDAVVEEEGARRSRRWSMAVVCLSVLLLASLATIGWLLSTRKKTADVITESVPAEFATFWKPFMLAPEEPWVIFSNGAFVGRPETGMRYFNAARDAGAPVILDHYTGVGEVLSVHALDRVFEQLHRQIRVKRGSLFSLDDAKNNDLIFVGSPAENLTLRDIPGTREFVFQRVDSGARKGDLAIANLHPQAGEPRFLLGSPAEAPLNEDYAVIALTKGLDPTRSVLILAGTTTMGTQAAVEFACDRNSVRELLKWLGVTETSGLKPFEAVLRVKVTRGVPVETSIVAVRITR from the coding sequence ATGGCTGTAACGGGTGCTCAGAAGGCAGAACGGACCCTTTACCTCTCGCACATCGCGAAGATTGAGAACAGCCATACCCTACACAATTCTGAATCCCTTCGAAAATTATTACGTTACCTCGCCGAACACGCACTCGATCATCCCGGGACGCCGCTCAAGGAATATCAGATCGCCACGGAAGTTTTTGGGCGTCCAGCCGCATTTGATCCGCAAGTCGATTCGACCATCCGAGTACAGGCCGGGCGACTGCGCCTGAAGTTGGCCGAGTACTACGCATCCGAAGGGCTCGAGGACACAGTTCTGGTGGAGATGCCGAAGGGGACGTACCTGGTCTCCTTCCATACGCGCGCCGGGGACTCGTCGAAAATCCATTTGCAGACCGCCCACGATGCAGTCGTCGAAGAAGAGGGTGCCCGCCGTTCGCGACGCTGGTCGATGGCAGTCGTTTGTTTGTCGGTCCTCTTGTTGGCGTCGCTCGCAACGATCGGGTGGCTGCTCAGCACTCGCAAAAAAACGGCCGACGTGATCACCGAGTCGGTGCCAGCCGAGTTTGCGACGTTTTGGAAACCGTTCATGTTGGCTCCCGAAGAACCGTGGGTAATTTTCAGCAACGGAGCTTTTGTGGGCCGCCCCGAGACGGGCATGCGCTATTTCAATGCCGCGCGCGATGCGGGCGCTCCCGTCATCCTCGATCACTACACGGGCGTGGGAGAAGTGTTGTCGGTACATGCCCTGGACCGCGTGTTTGAACAGTTGCATCGGCAGATCCGTGTGAAACGAGGCAGCCTGTTTTCACTGGACGACGCCAAGAACAACGATCTGATCTTCGTCGGCTCACCGGCCGAGAACCTGACGCTGCGAGACATTCCGGGCACACGGGAATTTGTTTTCCAGCGCGTTGATTCCGGCGCTCGCAAAGGCGACCTCGCCATCGCTAACCTGCATCCCCAGGCGGGAGAGCCACGCTTTTTGCTGGGAAGTCCCGCAGAGGCACCGCTGAACGAGGACTATGCTGTCATTGCCTTGACGAAGGGGTTGGATCCAACCCGATCGGTGCTGATTCTGGCCGGCACCACGACCATGGGCACGCAGGCCGCCGTGGAATTCGCCTGCGATCGGAATTCGGTGCGGGAGCTGCTGAAATGGCTGGGTGTTACCGAAACGAGCGGCCTTAAACCTTTCGAGGCGGTCTTACGCGTGAAGGTGACTCGCGGCGTGCCGGTCGAGACCAGTATTGTCGCCGTTCGTATTACCCGATAG
- a CDS encoding carbohydrate kinase: MTNQRKQVVGLGEILWDVLPTGKQLGGAPSNFAYISTLLGNQGIVASRIGDDALGSEARQRLANLGVTTDFLQIDHVHPTGTVQVRVDHAGQPKFEIAEGVAWDFLEWTTAWQELAARADAICFGSLAQRGPNTRATIRHFLTHVREEAVRIFDVNLRQDFFSEEVLTDSMKMAEIVKLNHEELPRIMHLFGLDHRDEITSADALMDLHHLKVVCVTRGCHGSLLINQESLHEHPGYRIQMGDAIGAGDAFTAGLVYEYMRGASLSEMNETANRVGAWVASQTGAMPTPGEGGIREEMAQIG; encoded by the coding sequence ATGACGAACCAACGCAAACAAGTCGTCGGGCTGGGTGAGATTCTCTGGGACGTGCTGCCCACTGGAAAGCAGCTGGGCGGCGCGCCGTCGAATTTTGCTTATATCTCGACGCTGCTTGGCAATCAGGGGATTGTTGCCAGCCGGATCGGAGATGACGCGCTCGGCAGCGAAGCCAGGCAGCGTCTGGCGAACCTCGGCGTGACAACGGACTTCCTGCAGATTGACCATGTGCATCCAACCGGAACCGTTCAAGTCAGAGTCGATCATGCAGGACAACCGAAGTTCGAAATTGCAGAAGGCGTTGCCTGGGATTTTCTGGAGTGGACGACTGCATGGCAAGAACTCGCAGCGCGGGCCGATGCGATCTGCTTTGGATCGCTGGCACAACGCGGCCCAAACACACGCGCCACGATTCGCCACTTTCTAACACACGTGCGGGAAGAAGCGGTTCGAATATTCGACGTCAACCTGCGGCAGGATTTTTTTTCGGAGGAGGTACTAACCGATTCGATGAAGATGGCAGAAATCGTGAAGCTGAATCATGAGGAACTGCCGCGAATCATGCACCTGTTCGGACTCGACCATCGCGATGAGATTACTTCCGCGGATGCGCTGATGGACCTACACCATCTGAAAGTAGTCTGCGTCACTCGTGGTTGCCACGGCAGCTTGCTGATCAATCAGGAATCGTTGCATGAGCATCCGGGCTACCGGATTCAGATGGGGGACGCCATTGGCGCTGGAGACGCGTTCACCGCCGGGTTGGTCTACGAATATATGCGCGGCGCTTCCCTTTCCGAGATGAACGAAACTGCGAACCGGGTTGGAGCGTGGGTCGCCAGCCAGACGGGCGCCATGCCGACACCGGGAGAGGGCGGCATACGCGAAGAGATGGCCCAGATCGGATAG
- a CDS encoding trehalase, whose amino-acid sequence MKNRFFLCRIRLLFLLVLSIAASAQEAKSPALGIAPVRQYIAANWDNLTRSMTDCAFVGDPKMKVHPVLYLPAGMAVPSAVEKLHADCNVEIQHLAKPIQQLGEIDTKAIQPHGLLYLPNKYVVPGGRFNEMYGWDSYFIVVGLLRDGRIDLARGMVENFFFEIENYGSILNANRTYYLTRSQPPFLSSMVLAVYEAEKQAGKNDTEWLKRAYPFLLRDYSMWTRNPHLAGTTDLARYYDFGDGPPAEGLQDEGGYYRDVVSYFMLHPDQADHYLVEQKHGQPAEGEGQKYSVKACDVPLTMARPECGAEHIVRLSADYYKGDRSMRESAFDISFRFGAYGSATHHYAPVCLNSLLYKTEKDIDQISVLIGKLPDAKVWRTRAETRRSRMQQYLWDAERGFFFDYDFAGGKKSTYRYLTTYYPLWAGLATPEQAAAVAKNLSAFEFPGGLAMSPENTGMQWDYPYGWAPVQLLAIQGLRRYGFNAEADRLSYKFLSTVVENFQRDGTIREKYNVATRSSEAQVAAGYQANVIGFGWTNAAFLELLHALPKAEVEKLEKEASTPKGASQQ is encoded by the coding sequence ATGAAAAATCGATTCTTCTTGTGCCGAATTCGCCTTCTTTTTCTACTCGTCCTTTCCATCGCAGCATCAGCTCAGGAAGCCAAGTCCCCCGCCCTCGGCATTGCGCCGGTTCGTCAATACATCGCGGCCAATTGGGACAATCTCACGCGCTCCATGACCGACTGCGCATTTGTGGGCGATCCCAAGATGAAGGTGCATCCCGTGCTCTATCTCCCGGCGGGCATGGCGGTGCCCTCCGCGGTCGAGAAGTTGCATGCCGACTGCAACGTTGAGATTCAGCACCTCGCCAAGCCAATTCAGCAACTAGGCGAGATCGATACGAAGGCGATTCAGCCTCACGGCCTGCTTTATCTGCCCAATAAGTACGTCGTGCCTGGCGGACGATTCAACGAGATGTACGGCTGGGACAGCTACTTCATCGTGGTGGGTTTGCTGCGCGATGGGCGCATCGATCTCGCTCGCGGGATGGTGGAAAATTTCTTTTTTGAAATCGAAAACTACGGCTCAATCCTGAACGCCAATCGAACTTACTATCTCACGCGTTCTCAGCCCCCCTTTCTGAGTTCAATGGTGCTGGCCGTGTATGAAGCGGAAAAGCAGGCAGGTAAGAACGATACCGAGTGGCTCAAGCGCGCCTACCCGTTTCTGTTGCGAGACTACTCGATGTGGACGCGTAATCCGCACTTGGCTGGAACGACCGATCTGGCGCGCTATTACGATTTTGGCGACGGTCCGCCCGCCGAGGGCCTGCAGGACGAAGGCGGTTACTATCGCGATGTCGTGAGTTACTTCATGCTTCATCCCGATCAGGCTGACCACTATCTTGTCGAGCAAAAGCACGGGCAACCTGCCGAGGGAGAAGGGCAAAAATACTCCGTCAAAGCTTGCGACGTCCCGCTGACGATGGCCCGCCCGGAATGTGGAGCAGAACACATCGTTCGACTGAGCGCAGACTACTACAAGGGCGACCGCTCGATGCGCGAATCGGCGTTTGATATTTCCTTCCGCTTCGGCGCCTATGGCTCCGCCACGCATCATTACGCCCCGGTTTGCCTCAATAGCCTGCTCTACAAGACGGAAAAAGATATCGATCAGATCAGCGTCTTGATCGGCAAATTGCCCGATGCCAAGGTCTGGAGAACGCGAGCGGAGACGCGCCGCAGCCGCATGCAGCAGTATTTGTGGGACGCCGAACGCGGCTTCTTTTTTGACTACGATTTTGCAGGTGGAAAGAAATCGACGTACCGTTATCTCACCACCTATTATCCGTTGTGGGCGGGCCTCGCAACTCCCGAGCAAGCTGCTGCGGTCGCCAAGAATCTGTCGGCCTTCGAATTCCCCGGCGGGCTCGCGATGAGTCCCGAAAATACCGGCATGCAGTGGGACTATCCCTACGGGTGGGCGCCCGTTCAGTTGCTCGCGATCCAGGGATTGCGCCGCTACGGCTTCAACGCCGAGGCGGATCGTCTCTCCTATAAATTTCTCTCCACTGTAGTTGAGAACTTTCAGCGCGATGGGACGATCCGCGAAAAATATAATGTCGCAACTCGTTCCTCCGAAGCTCAGGTAGCGGCGGGATATCAAGCCAACGTTATCGGCTTCGGCTGGACCAACGCAGCGTTCCTCGAACTCCTGCATGCCCTGCCGAAAGCTGAGGTAGAAAAATTGGAGAAGGAAGCGTCCACTCCGAAGGGGGCGAGTCAGCAGTAG
- a CDS encoding carboxypeptidase regulatory-like domain-containing protein, whose protein sequence is MKTKQILCFATALLLVIGVALTPAVQAQAVYGNILGTVTDPQGAAVANAKVTVINQRKGTSDTTTTNADGNYSVTHLVPDVYTVRAESAGFKITEQKDVVVSADAGSSVPLQFQVGGASETV, encoded by the coding sequence ATGAAGACAAAGCAGATATTGTGTTTTGCAACAGCCTTGTTGCTAGTGATCGGCGTCGCGTTGACACCGGCGGTGCAAGCGCAGGCAGTATATGGAAACATTCTAGGTACTGTGACAGATCCGCAGGGCGCGGCGGTCGCTAATGCGAAGGTGACCGTCATCAACCAGCGCAAAGGCACGTCGGACACCACCACGACGAACGCGGACGGCAACTACTCCGTCACCCACTTGGTCCCGGACGTCTACACCGTCCGCGCCGAATCAGCAGGCTTCAAAATTACCGAACAGAAGGACGTGGTCGTATCGGCTGATGCCGGTTCGAGCGTCCCCTTGCAGTTCCAGGTCGGCGGCGCGTCGGAAACCGTGTAA
- a CDS encoding TonB-dependent receptor, which translates to MTGEAPQLKTDRADVATTFNEKAVTELPILNRNFTSFELLSPGTQRLTGWSHAATENPQGGQQIFVNGQHFSGTAFELDGTDNQDPILGIIIVNPTLESVTEAKITLQNYDAEFGKAVAGIVATQTKSGSNQYHGSAFWFHRDNAGRAVDPFQGTRDLPKTIWNQFGGSIGGAVIKDKLFFFGDYQGTRRIAGTSFTGSVPTQLVRDTCFNPTSDVCDLSDYGAAIYNPASAVFNRTLYPNSVIPKADYDPLGNHIAEGILALFPAPNTEGNGAHNQQNNFTKGGSGSFNDNAFNTRWDYVATSKLQVFGRFSLANFKLGGVPVFGNQIGGPGLGYLNLAGQSEIKNRSLATGFDYAVSPTLLTDFRFGWFQYNPHSTKFDGSVAAADALGLPGLNTSDPTTGGLPGFFLDDNSGNRTLSLFGEGLDIGRCNCPLTERERQYQFVNNWTKVSGNHQMKFGVDLRHATNLRVPSDANRTGLMHFTKAFTSDGGVDVNHTGATGGLDLASFLFGSVQNFNRYVGSPAELTAIESQNRYFIYAQDTWRATPKLTLNYGLRYEWYTPEHVSGKGAGGFAVLPEGVIRVAGFGGISSNGNTGNASKAFAPRIGVAYQWNPKTVIRMGYGRSFDIGVFGSLFGHTVTQNLPVLANQNLNSTDGGYTEAFNFTTGPSPNQFPDVPSDGLLPLRGPNNDVTPHVRPDHVRLPTIDAWNVTVQRQLNRTTSLEVAYVANKGTHVFVGNGPSYNVNQPSIVGFGTIPQAQRRPFYNKFTYANFIDPNTDAPLQCCSGDLSYAGNDSNNFYRALQIKVDKRISNGLQVLAHYTYSRAYNYNDNYAPDPNVVFGRDDYNRDSVFIATVLYELPFGKGKKFGGNSSKIADMFLGGWQWNSTWTIGSGLPWTPSYQDCGADQDTGPCRPSRAGSVHVGAGSFDAANRRVKYFDAIPGVANPVGEELCGVGPAFCPALYANGISAGGFLRPDSGTFGNVQRNSFTGPGEFMADMSVFKSFSFTETVKAQLRFEFFNVFNHPVLGYPNGCVDCIDSGTGSVGNNGYITSLQEGTFMRQMQVGLKISF; encoded by the coding sequence GTGACCGGCGAAGCGCCCCAGCTCAAAACGGACCGAGCCGATGTGGCTACCACCTTCAACGAGAAGGCGGTCACTGAGCTTCCGATTCTAAACCGCAACTTCACCAGCTTCGAGCTGCTCTCTCCCGGCACACAGCGCTTGACCGGATGGAGCCACGCCGCGACGGAAAACCCGCAAGGCGGCCAGCAGATTTTCGTCAACGGCCAGCACTTCAGCGGCACGGCATTCGAACTTGACGGCACCGACAACCAGGACCCGATTCTCGGCATCATCATCGTGAACCCGACGCTCGAGTCGGTCACGGAAGCCAAGATCACGTTGCAGAATTACGACGCCGAGTTCGGCAAAGCGGTCGCCGGCATCGTCGCTACCCAAACCAAGTCTGGCAGCAACCAGTATCACGGCAGCGCTTTCTGGTTCCATCGAGATAACGCCGGCCGCGCCGTCGATCCATTTCAAGGAACGAGAGATCTGCCCAAGACTATTTGGAACCAGTTCGGCGGTTCCATTGGCGGTGCTGTTATTAAAGATAAGTTGTTCTTCTTTGGTGATTACCAGGGCACACGCCGCATTGCCGGCACCAGCTTTACGGGGAGTGTTCCAACCCAGTTGGTGAGGGATACGTGCTTTAACCCGACCAGCGATGTTTGCGACCTCAGCGACTACGGCGCCGCGATCTATAATCCAGCCTCGGCTGTTTTCAACCGCACACTGTACCCAAACAGCGTCATTCCCAAAGCAGATTACGATCCTCTCGGCAATCACATTGCGGAGGGCATTCTGGCGCTCTTCCCCGCCCCGAATACAGAAGGCAATGGCGCGCACAATCAGCAAAACAACTTCACGAAGGGCGGATCGGGATCCTTCAACGACAACGCGTTCAACACACGCTGGGATTACGTAGCCACCTCGAAGCTGCAGGTGTTTGGCCGGTTCAGTCTCGCCAACTTCAAACTCGGCGGCGTCCCCGTGTTCGGCAACCAGATCGGCGGCCCTGGCTTGGGCTATCTGAATCTGGCTGGCCAATCGGAGATCAAGAACCGCAGTCTGGCTACTGGTTTTGATTACGCGGTAAGCCCGACACTGCTGACCGACTTCCGGTTCGGCTGGTTCCAGTACAATCCGCACTCCACCAAGTTCGACGGCAGCGTAGCGGCAGCCGACGCGCTCGGTCTGCCCGGCCTCAACACTTCCGACCCAACCACGGGCGGATTGCCCGGATTCTTCCTCGACGACAATTCCGGCAACCGCACTCTCTCGCTCTTCGGCGAAGGTCTGGACATTGGACGCTGCAACTGTCCTTTGACCGAACGCGAACGGCAGTACCAGTTCGTAAATAACTGGACGAAGGTCAGCGGCAACCACCAGATGAAATTTGGCGTCGACCTGCGCCACGCTACCAACCTGCGTGTACCCTCCGATGCCAATCGCACTGGCCTGATGCACTTCACCAAGGCATTCACATCGGACGGAGGCGTCGATGTCAACCATACGGGCGCGACCGGAGGATTGGATCTCGCATCGTTCCTGTTCGGATCTGTGCAAAACTTCAACCGCTACGTTGGGTCCCCAGCGGAACTGACAGCAATTGAGTCTCAGAACCGGTACTTCATTTATGCGCAAGACACATGGCGCGCAACTCCCAAATTGACCTTGAACTATGGGTTGCGCTACGAGTGGTACACGCCGGAGCATGTCAGCGGCAAGGGTGCAGGCGGCTTCGCAGTTCTTCCCGAAGGTGTGATTCGAGTCGCTGGCTTCGGCGGGATCTCCTCGAACGGCAACACCGGTAACGCAAGCAAGGCATTTGCGCCCCGCATTGGCGTGGCCTATCAGTGGAACCCCAAGACCGTGATCCGCATGGGTTACGGGCGCAGCTTCGACATTGGCGTGTTCGGGTCTCTATTCGGGCACACTGTCACTCAGAACCTGCCTGTGCTCGCCAATCAAAACCTCAACAGCACGGATGGCGGCTACACGGAGGCATTTAACTTCACGACCGGCCCCTCTCCGAATCAATTCCCCGATGTTCCGAGCGATGGCCTGCTTCCGCTGCGTGGCCCGAATAACGATGTCACACCCCATGTGCGTCCCGATCACGTCCGTCTGCCTACGATTGACGCCTGGAACGTCACCGTCCAGCGCCAGTTGAACCGCACCACTAGCTTGGAAGTCGCGTACGTCGCCAACAAAGGAACACACGTCTTCGTAGGCAACGGTCCGAGCTACAACGTGAATCAGCCGAGCATTGTCGGGTTCGGTACCATTCCCCAGGCGCAGCGTCGGCCGTTCTACAACAAGTTCACCTACGCTAACTTCATCGATCCCAACACGGACGCCCCGCTTCAGTGCTGCTCGGGCGATCTGAGCTACGCCGGGAACGACTCCAACAACTTCTACCGCGCGCTCCAGATCAAAGTCGACAAGCGGATATCCAATGGGTTGCAGGTTCTGGCGCACTACACTTACTCCAGAGCCTACAACTACAACGACAACTACGCACCCGATCCAAACGTGGTGTTTGGCCGGGACGACTACAACCGCGACAGCGTATTCATTGCCACCGTGCTGTATGAACTGCCGTTCGGCAAAGGCAAGAAGTTTGGCGGCAACTCCAGCAAAATTGCGGATATGTTCCTTGGCGGATGGCAGTGGAATTCCACCTGGACGATCGGCAGTGGACTGCCCTGGACACCGAGCTATCAGGACTGCGGCGCCGACCAAGATACCGGCCCATGCCGTCCCAGCAGGGCTGGCTCGGTCCACGTGGGGGCAGGGAGTTTCGATGCTGCCAATCGGCGAGTGAAGTACTTCGACGCAATCCCGGGAGTCGCGAATCCAGTTGGTGAGGAGCTCTGCGGTGTCGGCCCCGCATTCTGTCCGGCACTTTACGCGAACGGCATCTCGGCTGGCGGGTTCCTCCGTCCAGACTCGGGAACGTTCGGCAACGTTCAGCGCAACAGCTTCACTGGCCCTGGCGAGTTCATGGCCGACATGTCGGTGTTCAAGAGCTTCTCGTTCACGGAGACGGTGAAAGCCCAACTCCGGTTCGAGTTCTTCAACGTGTTTAATCACCCAGTCCTCGGCTACCCCAACGGCTGCGTCGATTGCATCGACTCGGGCACCGGGAGCGTGGGCAACAATGGATACATTACGAGCTTGCAGGAAGGCACTTTCATGCGCCAGATGCAAGTCGGTCTAAAAATAAGCTTCTAA
- a CDS encoding tetratricopeptide repeat protein yields MRRLSSSRIGLLALFLLFEMLSATAQKSAAGLDREQLYREGARYLQQGDLAHAQEIFEKLVRIAPNFAEGRQSLGRSLLFSGKTDQAIAQFQRALTIKPTLLAARISLSEAFSAKGDYEQAIGEARKAVQLSGRDAEARRTLGRALSHHADLSAALAELKLATELAPKRADLHDDHGALLARNSEPEAAASEFAEALRLDPKFVAAKIHLGVVRWKQHSLGDAQQLLKSAVVAAPQNVQAHYYLARVLGEKGDSQGALRELQAAVKLQPGFADAQSQLGLALQRTGDAAGAVAVFRQVVASQPASADAHNNLGLALIQIGDAPSAVEEFKAALRIQPDDAGYRGNLGIAYLHRADFDAAIAEFRTALQGTPDDATLHYNLGLALKLKDSLAAAVEEFQKAAQLDPKQADIHYTLGVTLWQQGEFSQAIAELRAATGIRPDYAEAYYTMGTVLKQQGNLSEAASTLREAIRLQPDFAGAHTTLAGVLRQLGDSAGAAAESKLGAEMAKSANALQAATFSTNSGRRFLNAGDFEAAVSQFRSAIVQSATYAPAHYYLAMALKAQGKTEEANAEFRKAAELDPHLQPPSP; encoded by the coding sequence TTGCGACGCCTCTCTTCATCCCGGATCGGTCTCCTGGCCCTGTTTTTATTGTTCGAGATGCTGAGCGCGACGGCACAAAAAAGTGCTGCCGGGCTTGATCGCGAACAGCTTTACCGCGAGGGCGCTCGCTACCTCCAGCAAGGTGATCTCGCACACGCGCAGGAAATTTTCGAGAAACTGGTGCGGATTGCGCCTAACTTTGCTGAAGGCCGCCAATCCCTCGGCCGGAGTTTGCTTTTTTCGGGCAAGACGGACCAAGCGATTGCACAATTCCAACGGGCCTTGACAATCAAGCCCACGCTGCTTGCGGCGCGAATCAGCCTCTCCGAAGCATTCTCGGCGAAAGGTGACTACGAACAGGCTATCGGCGAAGCGCGCAAGGCCGTCCAACTTTCGGGCCGAGACGCGGAAGCCCGGCGCACCCTGGGCCGGGCGCTGAGTCACCATGCCGACCTGAGCGCGGCGCTCGCAGAATTGAAATTAGCGACGGAACTCGCTCCGAAACGAGCCGACTTGCACGACGACCACGGGGCGTTGCTGGCACGCAACTCCGAGCCGGAAGCCGCGGCGTCGGAATTCGCCGAAGCGCTACGCCTTGATCCAAAGTTCGTAGCGGCGAAGATTCATCTGGGCGTAGTGCGTTGGAAGCAGCACTCGCTGGGCGATGCTCAACAACTCCTCAAGAGCGCGGTGGTGGCCGCTCCGCAAAACGTGCAGGCCCATTACTACCTGGCGCGTGTCCTGGGCGAAAAAGGAGACTCCCAAGGCGCACTCCGCGAATTGCAGGCCGCGGTGAAACTCCAGCCCGGTTTTGCGGATGCACAATCTCAACTCGGGTTGGCTCTCCAACGGACAGGAGATGCAGCCGGCGCCGTAGCCGTTTTTCGCCAAGTCGTCGCGTCCCAACCCGCGAGTGCAGACGCCCACAACAATCTGGGACTCGCCTTGATCCAGATTGGGGACGCGCCCAGCGCAGTTGAGGAATTCAAGGCGGCATTGCGCATACAGCCGGACGACGCCGGGTATCGTGGCAACTTGGGAATTGCGTATCTACATCGTGCGGATTTTGACGCCGCCATCGCGGAATTTCGAACTGCGCTTCAGGGCACACCTGACGATGCAACTCTTCACTACAACCTCGGACTGGCGCTGAAACTCAAAGATTCGCTGGCCGCCGCGGTTGAGGAGTTTCAGAAAGCAGCGCAACTCGATCCAAAGCAAGCCGACATTCACTACACCCTCGGCGTAACACTCTGGCAGCAAGGAGAATTTTCGCAGGCGATCGCGGAGTTGCGGGCCGCAACGGGGATTCGTCCGGATTATGCGGAAGCGTATTACACGATGGGCACGGTTCTGAAACAACAGGGGAACCTGTCTGAAGCCGCGAGCACATTGCGGGAGGCGATTCGGTTGCAGCCAGACTTCGCGGGAGCGCATACCACCCTGGCGGGAGTGCTGCGCCAGCTTGGCGACAGCGCCGGAGCCGCTGCCGAAAGCAAACTCGGCGCGGAAATGGCGAAGAGCGCCAATGCATTACAAGCCGCCACCTTCTCCACCAATTCCGGGCGCCGCTTTCTGAACGCGGGCGATTTCGAGGCTGCAGTTTCTCAATTCCGCTCCGCCATCGTCCAATCCGCCACCTACGCGCCCGCTCACTATTACCTGGCGATGGCTCTTAAGGCGCAGGGAAAGACGGAAGAGGCGAACGCTGAATTTCGGAAGGCCGCAGAACTGGACCCTCATCTGCAGCCGCCGTCACCATAA